One genomic window of Nitrospirota bacterium includes the following:
- the era gene encoding GTPase Era has translation MSGNTYKSGFVSIIGRPNVGKSTLLNAILEEKVSIVSDKPQTTRNRILGIRTLPGMQVIFIDTPGIHKPKHKLNEYMVKTALHTLDEVDIVLFMTEAAEAAGGGDRYIIERLRDVKRPVFLLINKIDLVPKSSLLPLIAEYSRLYNFTEIFPLSALHGDNMSGLFEAIVKRLPEGPQYFPEDAVTDQPMRFIAAELVREKIFQLTYEEIPYSAAVGIEEFREDKEKNVAFIRAVIFVDKDSQKGIVIGKGGAVLKKVGQLARQELEAVMGIKVFLELWVKVKSGWRGDDAVLRQLGYKI, from the coding sequence ATGTCCGGAAATACATATAAATCAGGGTTTGTCTCCATAATAGGGAGGCCAAATGTCGGGAAATCCACGCTTTTGAACGCCATACTTGAAGAGAAGGTATCTATCGTCTCTGATAAGCCGCAGACGACGAGAAACAGGATACTTGGCATCAGGACGCTCCCGGGCATGCAGGTTATTTTTATAGACACCCCGGGCATTCACAAACCAAAACACAAGCTGAATGAATACATGGTAAAGACAGCCCTTCATACCCTTGATGAAGTGGATATAGTACTGTTCATGACTGAGGCCGCTGAGGCAGCCGGAGGTGGTGACAGGTATATCATAGAAAGACTGCGGGATGTCAAGAGGCCTGTGTTTCTCCTTATAAACAAGATAGACCTCGTGCCGAAGAGTTCGCTTCTGCCGCTTATCGCCGAATACAGCCGGTTGTATAACTTTACTGAGATATTCCCGCTGTCAGCCCTTCATGGTGATAACATGTCCGGCCTTTTTGAGGCTATTGTGAAGCGGCTTCCGGAAGGTCCGCAGTACTTCCCGGAGGATGCAGTGACAGACCAGCCGATGAGGTTTATAGCTGCAGAGCTTGTGCGGGAGAAGATTTTTCAGCTTACTTATGAGGAGATACCATATTCGGCAGCTGTTGGGATTGAAGAGTTCAGGGAGGATAAGGAGAAAAATGTGGCATTTATCAGGGCGGTAATTTTTGTAGATAAAGACTCACAGAAGGGGATTGTAATAGGAAAGGGCGGGGCTGTGTTAAAGAAGGTCGGACAGCTTGCAAGACAGGAGCTGGAGGCTGTCATGGGTATAAAGGTCTTTCTCGAGTTATGGGTAAAGGTTAAATCAGGCTGGCGCGGGGATGACGCGGTCTTAAGACAGCTGGGTTATAAAATATAG
- a CDS encoding GGDEF domain-containing protein: MKDRVKAYLFFASITFVIIFAISEYLAQKVDEEVEIYDKHVGILFNAHEILYHITAIKEGIYSLEYGTSADAVPIKPHIDHVERGMEGLSREINFIFYAGKDDKSFREYANSAEALQKLYPQFISHVNGVIAAKDATVRRRKLDEAIEVGERMEFFMNEIDNRIDEEAATVTVFLSTVTSKMRWIRNVTGILSWLMIVALSIMHFYSCKSCSRLLPYLAAMKKGDYDYQPNLKETLCEKEIEATVRTLVEKVHEVQRSTSELSIVDSLTSAYNRRYFDIRIGEEMSRYTRHGTIYSLSIIDIDYFKKINDTLGHQTGDSVLKELVLVIKNCVRDTDIVARYGGEEFAIISPYTTKSGVLSLVERLREVVEGHHFAGLARPLTISIGVSDSAGKSTVEQIIKEADSSLYIAKNSGRNMCIIGGLSAQQSA, translated from the coding sequence GTGAAAGACAGGGTAAAGGCATACCTTTTTTTTGCATCTATTACATTTGTCATCATCTTTGCCATTTCCGAGTATCTTGCACAAAAGGTAGATGAAGAGGTTGAAATATATGATAAACATGTAGGTATACTGTTTAATGCCCACGAAATACTCTACCACATCACTGCTATCAAGGAGGGTATTTACAGCCTCGAATACGGTACATCAGCTGATGCTGTACCGATTAAACCACATATAGACCACGTTGAACGTGGTATGGAAGGCCTGTCACGTGAAATAAACTTCATATTCTATGCCGGAAAGGATGACAAGTCTTTCAGGGAATATGCCAATTCTGCAGAGGCTCTTCAGAAACTCTATCCGCAATTTATATCGCACGTCAACGGAGTAATTGCAGCAAAAGACGCCACAGTGAGGAGGCGGAAACTCGATGAGGCCATTGAAGTGGGAGAGAGAATGGAGTTCTTCATGAACGAGATTGACAATCGTATAGATGAAGAGGCCGCGACAGTAACTGTATTCCTTTCTACAGTAACATCGAAGATGAGGTGGATAAGGAATGTTACGGGTATATTATCCTGGTTGATGATAGTAGCGCTCTCCATCATGCATTTCTATTCCTGCAAGTCCTGCAGCAGGCTTTTGCCCTATTTGGCCGCGATGAAAAAAGGTGACTATGACTATCAGCCGAACCTGAAAGAGACCCTGTGCGAGAAAGAGATTGAAGCAACCGTCAGGACACTTGTCGAAAAGGTGCATGAAGTTCAAAGATCCACGTCAGAATTATCAATCGTGGACTCTCTTACCAGCGCATATAACAGGAGATATTTTGATATAAGAATCGGAGAGGAGATGAGCCGGTATACACGGCATGGAACCATTTATTCCCTTTCGATTATTGATATAGATTACTTCAAGAAAATAAATGACACGCTGGGTCATCAGACCGGAGATTCAGTCCTTAAGGAGCTGGTTTTGGTAATTAAGAATTGTGTTAGGGACACAGATATTGTTGCCCGCTACGGCGGAGAGGAGTTTGCGATAATATCACCGTACACAACGAAGTCCGGGGTATTGTCACTGGTAGAGAGGCTTCGGGAGGTTGTTGAGGGACATCATTTTGCAGGGCTGGCCAGGCCTCTTACCATAAGTATTGGCGTTTCCGATTCTGCAGGGAAGAGCACGGTGGAACAGATAATTAAAGAAGCTGATTCCAGTCTTTACATTGCAAAGAACAGCGGTAGAAACATGTGTATCATCGGCGGGCTTTCAGCTCAGCAGTCTGCATAG
- the nadA gene encoding quinolinate synthase NadA, with protein sequence MSVSAVNPIEDYLDLSATELDDRITKARKSLDRRLLILGHHYQQDDIIRFADFRGDSLKLSQQAAKSDREFIIFCGVHFMAETADIVTGDSQKVILPDLTAGCSMADMADIYKVEKAWEEITGITGNDGLLPVTYINSSAELKAFCGKKGGAICTSSSAEKILRWALGGNKKVFFFPDEHLGRNSAFKIGIPEDEIIVWHREEHRGGNSTAGIEKARVILWNGFCSVHMLFLPKHIEYFREKHPGINIIVHPECRREVVELSDLCGSTEYIINTVKAAPSGTAWAIGTEINLVNRLRKEQPDKTIFFLSPTVCLCSTMYRIDPQHLCWSLENLVNGNVVNQIIVPEEEKKWAKIALARMLEL encoded by the coding sequence ATGTCTGTGAGCGCTGTTAACCCTATTGAAGATTATCTGGACTTATCCGCAACAGAACTTGATGACAGGATAACAAAGGCGCGAAAATCACTTGACAGACGCCTCCTTATATTGGGACATCACTACCAGCAGGATGACATAATCAGGTTCGCTGATTTCCGCGGTGATTCACTTAAACTATCTCAGCAGGCGGCTAAAAGTGACCGGGAGTTCATAATATTCTGCGGCGTGCACTTTATGGCAGAGACTGCAGACATCGTCACAGGGGACAGCCAGAAGGTGATACTGCCTGACCTCACCGCCGGTTGTTCCATGGCGGACATGGCAGATATTTACAAAGTGGAAAAGGCATGGGAAGAAATAACAGGTATAACCGGTAACGATGGCCTTTTGCCGGTAACTTATATCAACTCTTCCGCCGAATTAAAGGCCTTCTGCGGAAAAAAGGGAGGCGCCATTTGCACGTCTTCATCCGCAGAAAAGATCTTAAGATGGGCGCTTGGCGGGAATAAGAAGGTGTTCTTTTTCCCTGATGAGCACCTTGGCAGAAACAGTGCATTTAAGATAGGCATCCCTGAAGATGAGATCATCGTGTGGCACAGGGAAGAACATCGCGGAGGAAACAGCACTGCAGGAATTGAAAAGGCAAGGGTCATCCTGTGGAATGGGTTCTGCAGCGTCCACATGCTCTTTCTGCCAAAACACATAGAATACTTCAGAGAAAAACATCCCGGCATAAACATCATTGTTCATCCTGAATGCCGCAGGGAGGTAGTTGAGTTATCAGATCTCTGCGGGTCTACAGAATACATTATCAACACAGTAAAGGCCGCCCCTTCAGGCACGGCATGGGCAATAGGTACAGAGATCAACCTCGTAAACCGGCTTCGGAAAGAACAACCTGACAAGACTATATTCTTTCTGTCCCCAACGGTGTGTCTCTGTTCAACTATGTACAGGATTGACCCACAGCATCTGTGCTGGTCGCTGGAAAACCTTGTGAACGGCAATGTAGTCAATCAAATCATCGTGCCTGAAGAAGAGAAGAAGTGGGCAAAGATAGCGCTGGCGAGGATGCTGGAGTTATAA
- a CDS encoding enoyl-ACP reductase: protein MGLLSGKKGIVFGVANERSIAWAIAEALHREGAELAFTYAGEVLEKRVRPLAEGLGARIIEPCDVTRDSDIENVFNKVRNTFGGLDIVVHAIAFANRDELKGEYLNTSREGFRIAMDVSVYSLAAVVRHAAPLMEGRPGSIITLSYYGSEKVVPNYNVMGVAKAALEASVRYLAMDLGPKGIRVNTISPGPIKTLAASGIGGFREMLQHVAEKSPLKRNVLADEVGKTALYLCSDLGSGVTGEIIYVDGGYNIVGM from the coding sequence ATGGGTCTTCTTTCCGGAAAGAAGGGTATTGTCTTTGGTGTTGCAAATGAGCGGAGCATTGCATGGGCTATAGCGGAGGCCCTCCACAGGGAAGGGGCGGAGCTTGCATTCACATACGCCGGTGAAGTTCTTGAAAAGCGGGTCAGACCGCTCGCCGAAGGACTAGGCGCAAGGATAATCGAACCATGCGATGTTACCCGTGACAGCGATATAGAGAATGTCTTTAATAAGGTCAGGAATACATTCGGAGGTCTTGATATTGTCGTTCATGCCATTGCATTTGCAAACAGGGATGAGTTGAAGGGTGAGTACCTTAATACGTCAAGGGAGGGATTCAGGATTGCAATGGATGTCAGCGTCTATTCTCTTGCGGCAGTTGTGAGGCATGCCGCGCCCTTAATGGAAGGCAGGCCAGGCAGCATAATTACGCTTTCATACTATGGATCAGAAAAGGTGGTGCCTAATTACAATGTCATGGGTGTTGCAAAGGCTGCCCTTGAGGCGAGTGTTCGTTATCTTGCCATGGACCTCGGCCCCAAAGGCATCAGGGTCAATACCATTTCCCCCGGGCCCATAAAGACCCTTGCTGCCTCCGGCATAGGCGGCTTCAGGGAGATGCTGCAGCATGTAGCAGAGAAATCTCCGCTGAAAAGGAATGTACTGGCTGACGAGGTCGGAAAGACCGCGCTTTATCTTTGCAGTGACCTTGGGAGCGGTGTGACAGGCGAAATCATTTATGTTGACGGGGGCTATAATATAGTCGGGATGTAA
- a CDS encoding DUF481 domain-containing protein — MFRKTRIAFAAVLMLVLFLPLKASAETPDPKKITDVAQLSYINTQGNTDLTTMLLVNSLKYTPIDYITTTWKIEALKSSQEGKDTAERYMTSLRLDYRIESRLYTFADVQWLRDVFANIDDRYYLGAGLGYKILAGPSHILDAEGGINYTMDSYSDNTDNNYTGGRIFAKYAYLFSEKNKFEQTVEYLHDFEDSENYNINSETAIIAALNSILSLKTSYQVKYDNEPAGGAEYADRIMAVTLVVNLL; from the coding sequence ATGTTTCGTAAAACCAGGATTGCCTTTGCCGCTGTCTTAATGCTGGTATTATTCCTGCCTCTCAAGGCATCGGCTGAGACGCCGGATCCAAAGAAGATTACTGACGTGGCTCAACTGTCTTACATCAATACGCAGGGGAATACAGACCTGACCACGATGTTGCTGGTAAATTCATTGAAATACACACCCATTGATTATATCACTACGACATGGAAGATCGAGGCGCTGAAATCTTCGCAGGAAGGCAAGGATACGGCGGAGAGATATATGACATCACTCCGTCTCGATTACAGGATAGAAAGCAGGCTGTATACATTTGCCGATGTGCAGTGGCTGCGGGACGTTTTTGCAAACATAGATGACAGGTACTATCTTGGCGCAGGTCTTGGCTATAAAATCCTGGCCGGACCCAGCCATATTTTAGATGCCGAAGGCGGAATCAATTACACGATGGATAGTTATTCCGACAATACAGATAACAACTACACCGGCGGCCGTATATTTGCCAAATATGCATATCTCTTTTCAGAAAAGAACAAGTTTGAGCAAACTGTTGAATACCTGCATGATTTTGAGGACAGTGAAAACTATAACATAAATTCTGAAACAGCCATTATTGCTGCCCTCAACAGTATCCTTTCATTAAAGACCAGCTATCAGGTAAAATATGACAATGAACCTGCTGGCGGGGCAGAGTACGCTGACCGGATCATGGCGGTTACACTGGTTGTGAACTTATTGTAA
- the mscL gene encoding large-conductance mechanosensitive channel protein MscL codes for MGFIQEFKSFAVKGNVVDMAVGIIIGAAFGKIVASLVEDVIMPPVGLIVGGVDFTDLTIIMKAASGGAPAVTFKYGKFIQTVVDFTIVAFAIFLLVKAINALKRKEEAAVSAPPGPSKEETLLTEIRDILRSK; via the coding sequence ATGGGTTTCATTCAGGAATTTAAATCCTTTGCTGTAAAGGGGAATGTCGTTGACATGGCTGTAGGTATCATTATTGGCGCTGCCTTTGGCAAGATAGTCGCATCCCTCGTTGAAGACGTCATCATGCCGCCTGTTGGTCTGATTGTAGGCGGCGTGGATTTTACAGACCTTACAATTATAATGAAGGCTGCATCAGGCGGCGCTCCTGCCGTTACGTTCAAATACGGCAAGTTTATTCAGACGGTGGTGGATTTTACCATTGTTGCCTTTGCCATATTTCTGCTGGTAAAGGCAATAAATGCCCTTAAACGGAAAGAGGAGGCCGCTGTATCGGCACCGCCGGGTCCTTCGAAGGAAGAGACCCTGCTCACAGAGATCAGGGATATATTGAGATCTAAATAA
- a CDS encoding OmpA family protein: MQVTKAPEPVQAPKDDDGDGVRNEIDHCPGTPVGVRVDSSGCPVDTDGDGVADYLDKCPGTPAGVRVDSSGCPVDSDGDGVSDSMDKCPDTTVGVAVDSSGCPADSDGDGIADSQDRCPGTPAGVKVDASGCPLDSDGDGVADYLDKCPDTRPKTPVDDSGCALPEKVSITLNIEFDTAKADIKPQYSDEVRRLADFMIKYPVTTVEIGGHTDNTGREESNIKLSQRRADAVKKYLIEKFGIDASRISAKGYGPSKPVADNSTALGRQQNRRVEAVIDTMVKVQ, from the coding sequence ATGCAGGTTACAAAAGCGCCTGAGCCGGTCCAGGCACCGAAAGATGATGATGGCGACGGTGTAAGAAACGAGATTGATCATTGCCCTGGTACACCGGTTGGTGTAAGGGTTGATTCGTCAGGATGTCCTGTAGATACGGATGGGGATGGTGTTGCCGACTACCTTGACAAGTGTCCGGGAACACCTGCCGGTGTGCGGGTTGACTCCAGCGGATGTCCGGTTGACAGCGATGGTGATGGTGTGTCTGATAGCATGGATAAATGTCCGGATACGACGGTGGGCGTAGCGGTGGATTCAAGCGGGTGTCCTGCAGATTCAGATGGAGACGGCATCGCAGATTCACAGGACAGGTGTCCCGGCACCCCTGCTGGTGTGAAGGTTGACGCGTCTGGCTGCCCCCTTGATTCGGACGGCGATGGTGTGGCGGACTACCTCGACAAATGTCCTGATACGAGACCCAAAACCCCGGTGGATGACAGTGGTTGTGCGCTTCCGGAAAAGGTGTCTATCACTCTTAATATCGAGTTTGACACGGCTAAAGCAGACATAAAGCCTCAATATAGTGATGAGGTTAGGAGGCTTGCAGACTTTATGATCAAATATCCTGTTACGACTGTTGAGATAGGCGGTCATACTGATAATACTGGCAGGGAAGAATCTAATATAAAATTATCTCAAAGGCGCGCAGACGCTGTAAAAAAATACCTCATTGAAAAGTTTGGAATAGATGCTTCAAGGATTAGCGCTAAGGGATATGGGCCTTCAAAACCTGTTGCTGACAATTCAACTGCCTTAGGCCGTCAGCAAAACCGCAGGGTTGAAGCGGTTATAGATACTATGGTTAAGGTACAGTAA
- a CDS encoding outer membrane beta-barrel protein: MKIKIIFLFVVFALLTGSTAVMAEEPVDTRWYIAPGVNYIFADNDRNADNDAGFRLGIGKAISREWSAELDILIDNLSISGKSNDFRQRGLSLNALYFFTQHAQLSPYGVLGIGALRTTVPGTRSTNLMAELGLGLSYSTANTGAT, translated from the coding sequence ATGAAGATCAAAATTATATTTCTTTTTGTGGTATTTGCCCTATTGACCGGGTCAACAGCCGTTATGGCTGAAGAGCCTGTTGATACGAGATGGTACATTGCGCCTGGCGTCAATTATATCTTTGCAGACAATGACCGGAATGCAGACAATGACGCGGGCTTCAGGCTTGGCATTGGAAAGGCAATTAGCAGAGAATGGAGCGCTGAGCTGGATATCCTGATTGATAATCTGTCCATTTCAGGGAAAAGCAATGACTTCAGGCAGAGGGGATTAAGTTTAAATGCCCTCTACTTCTTTACACAGCATGCCCAACTCTCTCCATATGGTGTCCTGGGCATAGGCGCCCTCAGGACCACGGTGCCGGGGACCAGGAGTACGAACCTGATGGCTGAACTTGGACTCGGACTTAGTTATTCAACAGCGAATACAGGGGCGACTTGA
- the thrS gene encoding threonine--tRNA ligase has translation MSKLCNVMTLIEILKARGRENPEIIAAKINGQPADLNTPVTEGPEIEWISVSSPEGLEILRHSTSHLMAQAVKELYPEVSVTIGPAIEEGFYYDFDYDRTFTPDDLVRIEKRMRELADKNMAVTRMEMLREDAIKLFDNMGEKYKVEIINEIPDKTVSCYKQGDFIDLCRGPHVPSTGWIRSFKLLHTAGAYWRGDENNRMLQRIYGTAFPGQVELDNYLTKLEEIKKRDHRKLGRELDLFSVHDEIGAGLILWHPRGAIIRKTIEDFWREEHLRHGYKLLYTPHVAKLDLWKTSGHTEFYQGNMYKPMDVEGQDFQLKPMNCPFHIMIYKSKLNSYRELPIRWAELGTVYRYERSGVLHGLLRVRGFTQDDAHIFCRPDQIQDEITSILDFTVELLTTYGFDRYDIYLSTRPEKYVGTLDNWEKATNALRNALELKGLPYQIDPGEGVFYGPKIDIKIKDVLDRAWQCTTIQVDFNLPERFSLTYAGEDGLQHQPIMIHRALMGSLERFFGILIEHYAGAFPLWLSPVQVKVLPITEKQKEYAEEIRNLLANEGIRVEVDVRNEKIGHKIREAQLEKIPYMFIIGGREAESRAVAVRTRKEGDTGAMPLQDAVNKVKQEINLKS, from the coding sequence ATGTCAAAACTTTGTAACGTCATGACACTTATAGAAATTTTAAAAGCAAGGGGCAGGGAAAATCCGGAGATAATTGCAGCAAAAATTAACGGCCAGCCTGCAGATTTAAACACTCCTGTAACTGAAGGTCCCGAAATAGAGTGGATTAGTGTCTCTTCTCCTGAGGGCCTGGAAATCCTCAGGCACAGCACAAGCCATCTTATGGCTCAGGCAGTAAAAGAGCTATATCCGGAAGTCAGTGTTACAATAGGTCCTGCCATTGAGGAGGGATTTTATTATGACTTTGACTATGACAGGACATTTACGCCTGATGACCTTGTCCGGATAGAAAAGCGGATGAGGGAGCTGGCAGATAAGAACATGGCAGTCACCCGTATGGAAATGTTGCGGGAAGATGCCATAAAGCTCTTTGACAATATGGGAGAGAAGTACAAGGTCGAGATAATCAACGAAATACCTGACAAGACCGTATCTTGTTATAAACAGGGGGATTTTATAGACCTGTGCAGGGGGCCGCATGTCCCGTCTACAGGTTGGATAAGGTCATTTAAACTCCTTCATACTGCAGGCGCATACTGGCGTGGTGATGAAAACAACAGGATGCTCCAGAGGATATACGGGACCGCGTTTCCCGGACAGGTTGAACTTGACAACTATCTTACTAAATTAGAGGAAATAAAGAAAAGGGACCATCGCAAGCTGGGGAGGGAATTGGATCTCTTCAGCGTTCATGATGAGATAGGTGCAGGCCTGATCCTATGGCATCCGAGAGGCGCCATAATCCGCAAGACGATTGAGGACTTCTGGAGGGAGGAACACCTGAGGCACGGATATAAGCTACTCTACACCCCCCATGTGGCAAAACTGGACCTCTGGAAGACGAGCGGCCATACGGAATTCTATCAGGGGAATATGTATAAGCCTATGGATGTAGAGGGTCAGGACTTCCAGCTGAAACCTATGAACTGTCCTTTTCATATAATGATTTATAAGTCTAAACTGAACAGTTACAGGGAGCTTCCGATAAGATGGGCTGAACTCGGCACTGTATACCGTTACGAACGGTCTGGAGTTTTACACGGACTTCTGAGGGTAAGGGGTTTTACACAGGATGATGCACACATATTCTGCAGGCCAGATCAGATTCAGGATGAGATAACTTCTATTCTGGACTTTACTGTTGAGTTGCTGACCACTTACGGTTTCGACAGGTATGATATCTATCTCTCTACAAGGCCGGAGAAGTATGTCGGGACACTTGACAACTGGGAAAAGGCGACTAATGCCCTTCGCAATGCCCTCGAACTGAAGGGCCTTCCTTATCAGATAGACCCTGGCGAGGGGGTGTTTTACGGACCCAAGATAGATATAAAGATAAAGGATGTGCTGGACCGTGCCTGGCAGTGCACCACGATCCAGGTTGATTTTAACCTGCCTGAGCGGTTCTCCCTGACGTATGCAGGAGAAGACGGTCTGCAGCACCAGCCGATCATGATACACAGGGCGCTGATGGGGTCATTGGAGAGATTCTTCGGCATATTGATAGAGCACTATGCCGGCGCCTTCCCATTATGGCTGTCGCCTGTGCAGGTTAAGGTGCTCCCGATAACGGAAAAGCAGAAAGAATATGCGGAAGAGATAAGAAATTTACTTGCTAATGAAGGTATCCGGGTGGAGGTGGACGTCAGAAACGAGAAGATAGGACACAAGATACGTGAGGCACAGTTGGAAAAAATCCCATATATGTTTATAATAGGCGGCAGGGAGGCTGAGTCCCGTGCAGTTGCAGTAAGGACTCGTAAGGAAGGCGACACAGGGGCAATGCCGCTTCAAGATGCTGTTAACAAGGTGAAACAAGAAATTAACCTGAAGTCATAA
- a CDS encoding translation initiation factor IF-3, producing the protein MAEPRIRVNREIRIKEVRVIGPEGEQLGILPTYEAIKKAGEYGLDLVEVAPTAKPPVCRIMDFGKYKYELAKKQHGARLHQRTMQLKEVKVRPYTDKHDIEIKIRNVRRFLEDKNKAKITLTFRGREMAYRETARGIMISFAEGVKDIGMVEVPAKMEGNSMIMIISPRSDAQKSKGTGTEAVATAEGREDVQNQT; encoded by the coding sequence ATCGCTGAGCCAAGAATAAGGGTAAACAGAGAAATAAGAATCAAAGAAGTTCGTGTAATCGGCCCTGAGGGTGAGCAGTTAGGGATATTGCCGACATATGAGGCTATTAAGAAAGCCGGAGAATACGGCCTGGACCTCGTTGAGGTAGCACCTACAGCCAAACCACCAGTATGCCGTATCATGGACTTTGGGAAATATAAATATGAACTTGCAAAAAAGCAGCATGGCGCACGATTGCACCAGCGGACCATGCAGCTCAAAGAGGTGAAGGTTAGACCTTACACTGACAAGCATGATATTGAAATAAAGATCCGAAATGTCAGGAGATTCCTTGAAGATAAGAACAAGGCAAAGATTACACTTACTTTCAGGGGAAGGGAGATGGCATACAGGGAGACTGCCAGGGGGATCATGATATCCTTCGCAGAAGGAGTCAAGGATATAGGAATGGTGGAAGTGCCTGCCAAGATGGAGGGAAACAGTATGATTATGATAATCTCTCCAAGGTCAGATGCACAGAAGTCAAAGGGTACAGGTACGGAAGCTGTAGCGACTGCAGAAGGGAGGGAAGATGTCCAAAACCAAACTTAA
- the rpmI gene encoding 50S ribosomal protein L35: protein MSKTKLKTHKGASKRFKLTGSGKVKRSRASGNHLLTKKSSRRKRALKQAALVHESNERNVKKLIPYG, encoded by the coding sequence ATGTCCAAAACCAAACTTAAGACACACAAGGGCGCATCAAAGCGCTTTAAACTTACAGGAAGCGGTAAGGTAAAAAGGAGCAGGGCCTCTGGAAACCATTTGCTGACCAAGAAGAGCTCGCGCAGAAAGAGGGCCCTTAAACAGGCAGCGCTGGTTCATGAAAGCAACGAGAGGAATGTAAAGAAACTTATACCGTACGGATAA
- the rplT gene encoding 50S ribosomal protein L20 has protein sequence MPRAKGGSKTRQRRKKVMKAAKGYWGGRHRLYRSATEAVDRALCYAYRDRRQKKRSFRSLWIARINAAIRLHGLSYSTFISGLKKAGINLDRKVLADIAVNDPAGFAKIAQTVKEAA, from the coding sequence ATGCCACGCGCAAAAGGTGGATCAAAGACAAGACAACGCCGCAAGAAGGTAATGAAGGCGGCGAAAGGATACTGGGGAGGCAGACACCGCTTATACAGGAGCGCCACAGAGGCAGTTGACAGGGCACTGTGCTATGCCTACAGAGACAGGCGGCAGAAGAAACGCAGTTTCAGAAGCCTCTGGATCGCAAGGATAAATGCAGCAATAAGACTGCACGGCCTTTCATACAGCACATTTATCAGCGGCCTAAAAAAGGCAGGCATTAACTTAGACCGCAAGGTGCTTGCAGACATAGCAGTTAATGACCCGGCAGGATTTGCAAAGATTGCACAGACAGTAAAAGAAGCAGCGTAG